The Epinephelus lanceolatus isolate andai-2023 chromosome 14, ASM4190304v1, whole genome shotgun sequence genome has a window encoding:
- the csrnp3 gene encoding cysteine/serine-rich nuclear protein 3, with protein MRRAMSGILKRKFEEVEASSSPCSSLRESDDEVSCSESGDSSDSVNPSASGPFTPDSILKREKRLRTRRVHFENVTVYYFSRRQGFTSVPSQGGSTLGMSNRHSWIRQYSLGEFAVEQERIHRDMLRDHLKEEKLNSIKLKLTKNGTVESEEANTLTAEDISDDDIDLDNTEVDEYFFLQPLTTKKRRALLRSSGVKKIDVEEKHELRAIRMSREDCGCDCRVFCDPETCACSIAGIKCQVDRMSFPCGCTKEGCSNSTGRVEFNPIRVRTHFLHTIMKLELEKSREQQQASPTNGYHSETNDLGGGNPLVQSQHRLEYSLSDAVPQAAGMHLQAADEMEEPLDDEDEEEDDEDEEDEEEEEEENEEDDEDEEDSSSVCSGLSDSSTQSLANSDSEDEEEDDEDEEKSENFQSDMTTPSVSHSEVVPLSSVLCYSDGSVAHENHMNGNTYLMNSSSAEYYQLGSSSAVSNGQTSRPSEPYGEALAFQDPVSATNGSAAQGPFNMSAEQYTDYSNQAEEQYTASHHFTLTNGAPAAPLTCYTPDQEKKVLSKAAFVEQPDNQSQTPFQKYLNNNTQGSYSSSCMTAEQPQQESGVNGHSDLTLLGTNTKNLPLPDHCPEVTAI; from the exons ATGCGGCGGGCCATGAGTGGAATACTGAAGAGGAAATTTGAGGAGGTGGAAGCCTCCTCCTCCCCGTGCTCTTCCTTGCGGGAGTCTGATGATGAGGTCTCCTGCAGTGAGAGTGGGGATAGCAGTGACAGTGTCAACCCCTCTGCCTCGGGCCCTTTCACCC CTGACTCGATACTGAAGAGAGAGAAGCGCCTGCGGACGAGGAGAGTGCATTTCGAGAATGTGACAGTGTACTACTTCAGCCGGCGGCAGGGCTTCACCAGCGTGCCCAGCCAGGGAGGCAGCACGCTGGGCATGTCCAACAGGCACAGCTGGATCAGGCAGTACTCCCTGGGCGAATTTGCTGTGGAGCAGGAGAGGATCCACAGAGACATGCTCAGAGATCACctgaaggaggagaaactgaattcaatcaaactcaag CTGACTAAGAATGGCACAGTGGAGTCTGAAGAGGCCAACACGCTCACGGCAGAGGACATCTCTGACGATGACATCGATCTGGATAACACAGAGGTAGACGAGTACTTCTTCCTGCAGCCTCTCACCACTAAAAAGCGCCGGGCACTGCTGCGCTCCTCGGGGGTAAAGAAGATTGACGTGGAAGAGAAACATGAACTGCGGGCGATCCGAATGTCCAGAGAGGACTGCGGCTGTGATTGCAGAGTCTTCTGCGACCCAGAGACCTGTGCCTGCAGCATCGCAGGGATCAAGTGCCAG GTGGACCGTATGTCATTTCCATGTGGCTGCACAAAAGAGGGCTGCAGCAACTCAACCGGGAGAGTGGAATTTAATCCCATTCGTGTTCGGACCCATTTCTTGCACACCATAATGAAGCTGGAGCTGGAGAAGAGCCGCGAGCAGCAGCAGGCGTCCCCCACCAACGGTTACCATAGCGAAACTAACGACCTGGGAGGCGGAAACCCTCTGGTTCAGTCCCAGCACAGGTTGGAGTACTCCCTGTCAGACGCCGTTCCACAGGCGGCCGGCATGCACCTGCAGGCTGCCGACGAGATGGAGGAGCCGCTGGATGACGAAGACGAGGAGGAAGACGACGAAGACgaggaagacgaggaggaggaggaagaggagaacgAAGAGGACGATGAGGACGAGGAGGACAGCAGCAGTGTTTGCAGCGGACTGTCTGACTCCAGCACCCAGAGCTTAGCCAACAGTGACtctgaggacgaggaggaggatgatgaggatgaggagaagTCTGAGAACTTTCAGAGCGACATGACGACCCCGTCTGTGTCTCACAGCGAGGTGGTCCCCTTGTCCTCTGTGCTGTGTTACAGCGAcggctcagtggcacatgaaaaCCACATGAATGGAAACACTTATTTGATGAACTCCTCTTCAGCTGAGTACTATCAGCTGGGGAGCTCCAGTGCTGTCTCTAATGGCCAAACCAGCCGACCCAGTGAACCCTACGGGGAAGCCTTAGCATTCCAAGATCCGGTCAGCGCTACCAATGGCAGCGCGGCCCAAGGGCCATTCAACATGTCTGCAGAGCAGTACACAGACTACTCTAATCAGGCCGAGGAACAATACACAGCCAGTCACCATTTCACCCTGACCAACGGTGCTCCTGCCGCCCCCTTGACCTGCTACACACCTGATCAGGAGAAGAAGGTGCTGTCCAAAGCAGCGTTCGTGGAGCAGCCTGACAACCAGAGCCAGACGCCATTTCAAAAATACCTGAACAATAACACCCAGGGCTCTTACAGCAGCTCATGTATGACAGCTGAGCAGCCGCAGCAAGAGTCCGGCGTTAACGGCCACTCTGACCTGACCTTACTAGGAACCAACACTAAGAACCTCCCTTTACCAGACCATTGCCCTGAGGTCACAGCCATTTAG